From Rhododendron vialii isolate Sample 1 chromosome 10a, ASM3025357v1, the proteins below share one genomic window:
- the LOC131302749 gene encoding protein MAINTENANCE OF MERISTEMS-like: MNRVQLRAHLERSRDSYFEQLDRERARQRDIRGFGGACSSLALYPSLPARVRQLVDEAGFGEFIQALTPARNDHAVLVVLAERWRDTTNTFHLPIGELTVTPTDFTVITGLRVRGEPIPFDSGIQDDPVALKWFLGEVLKIEEGMAWYRQFTKYLKKKVTTEQEAEQMARAYLLYLFGATLYPNRCSKVHLSYLPALRELRTASCFDWGGAALGAAYGFLGDSSRTEMSTAGYWKIWELWAYEVLNM; this comes from the exons ATGAATAGAGTGCAACTCCGAGCTCATCTTGAGAGATCCCGAGACTCGTATTTTGAGCAACTGGACAGAG AGAGAGCGAGGCAGAGGGACATCCGCGGCTTTGGAGGTGCGTGTAGCTCTTTGGCACTTTACCCGAGTTTGCCTGCCAGGGTGAGGCAGTTAGTGGACGAGGCCGGCTTTGGGGAGTTCATCCAGGCGCTTACAccggccagaaatgaccatgccgTTCTAGTGGTgctcgcagagaggtggagggacacTACCAACACCTTTCACTTACCCATAGGGGAGTTGACAGTGACACCGACTGACTTTACGGTGATCACCGGCCTGAGAGTCAGAGgcgagcctatcccgtttgattcGGGCATTCAAGACGATCCTGTGGCTCTaaagtggttcttgggagaggtgctcAAGATTGAGGAAGGGATGGCATGGTACAGGCAGTTCACCAAGTACCTCAAGAAAAAGGTAACGACTGAGCAAGAAGCGGAGCAGATGGCTCGGGCGTACCTGTTGTATCTCTTCGGCGCAACCCTATACCCAAACAGGTGCAGTAAGGTCCACCTGTCATACTTGCCCGCACTGAGGGAATTGAGGACAGCCTCATGCTTCGACTGGGGTGGAGCGGCACTAGGCGCGGCCTATGGTTTCTTGGGCGACTCATCGAGGACAGAGATGAGCACGGCTGGATATTGGAAGatctgggag CTTTGGGCgtacgaggttttgaacatgtga